In Planococcus citri chromosome 4, ihPlaCitr1.1, whole genome shotgun sequence, the genomic window ATACAATCCAGCAATCGTCTAAAAACCAAAATACCATCGTCAGAAGGAATACTGTATAGATGAATAATCGAACATAATTCCAACTTAAGATCAAAAGAGCAAAGGTTTCTTCTCATATAAGTAGAAAAGGATAAGGGTAGAAAAATGCAAATGATGCCTCTTACTTGAGCAATATACACAATCACTGTTAAAATTCCAATCCAACTATGCAACGTGTAATAAGAAAAGAAACCTCCCTTAGAAGGGAAAGCTGCCCATATTCCAAGCATCGCCAATATACAGCTGACAGATTGACCGATTGCGTGAATCAATTTAAGGGTGTCTTTGGGCTGATTACGAAGTATGCGAAATGTAAGAAGACCTGAGAATAATGAAAACATTACCAACGAGCTAAAATATTGCCTAAAAATATCTACTCAGGTAAATGATACCGGCTGGTATCtatgttttaaattaaataggTTTGTACAGAATAGGTCAGGTCGAGTAAGATGCTTCAGCTATGTTCATTGTTCAAAATGGATTACTTACTGTTTCCATTCAAGTATATGAAACTTATACATAATAATACTATGTGCCAATTGACGCTTCTCGATGTGGGGAACTTTAGACCTCCAGCATAATGGAATATCCAATATATGATCATGAACAATGGTAACAAGCCAAGTACTTGGATCAAGCCAACCAATGGCATGAATCCTTTCAGGTTTTCTTTCACGCTGGGGTCATTATTGTcttgagctgaaatttagataggtaatgtcaataaaaatcattaaaatagcCAACCTTGATCTGATAAtgagcaatgaaaaaaaatgaataacaatAAGTAGATAATTCTATTTCTAATTCATAATTCAGTAAGGTATTCTgagattattaaaaataattaaaaattgagaaaaaattgatagaatgaaaaaattgattcaaaaatagttgaaaatgacGAAAGTAATTAGAAGAATATAAAAACAGACATTACCTTACATATTTGtacaaatttgaagaaaaaaaatcattgaaaaatcacagtaaaacaatttctttgaaaataaaaattgccacCCAAGATTTTTATTCCAGATCACTGTGAAAGAAAAGTATttcaaatcgcaaaaaaatcatttaatgaAGTCCAATCAATTAGCTGCCAACAAATAGAATTCAACACTAAAAACTCATTTCAATccaaaattagccaaaaaaaatcacagagaaaaaattcatttgaaatcgccaaaaaaaaattataggtaaatcgacttgaaaaaataaaattcaaaatcctctttggaaaatatatttcaaaaataaaataaaataaaaaagccactgaaaattaccacaaaaaaataatgcgaaatataagaaaatttcaaaccaagtatttgaaattgtcatgagaaaattcaacaaaatattcatcatatttgttacaaaaaatcattttgaaatcaccCCCCCCCGCGCCTCTTCTTCCCAAATGGTTACATTCTATCCTAATAGGTAAACTCAtttaaaatcaaacacaaaaacatttttttcaaccaaaaaaatttgaaatcacaaaataacattttaaaataaaaatcaccacTATAAACTCAAATCAAAttatgtacttcaaaaaaatgtcgtaGAAATAACCGtgaaaaaatgcactaaaaatAGTCTCgagaaaattcattcagaatcactacctacacaaaaaagtttacctatttgaaattacaaaaaaaattggaatcaacACAAAACAAttatcacgaaaaaattataaaattgaaaagaaagatcaattaatcaacaaaaaaaatagttccAAACCTCACAACCCCCTCCTAATCAATTTTTCCTAGtgaattaggtataggtactcaatcaaatacataggtacaaggTTGTAAAATATGTGCCTCCTGAAATTCGAAGATCTTATCTCAAGTTACCCTTGTTACCCTTtccattattcaattcgtttacTTTGCTGCCTCTTCAAATTTATCATATTCCTGGTAAATTCCTGGTTTGATTCATTTGCAAAAGAGGTAAGTAACCTTACCCACTTACTCATAAAAAGGCAATCAATCATTCAAGAACACTGAATCgcttggaaatcaaatcagattCCCGAATGAAGCATTCGTTAGCAAATGATTTGCTCAGAAACTGTGGATctttcgagaacgactgaatcacttcaaaatcaaatcatatAATATACCCAACAACTAACAAGACAAATGAACCATTTTTGAATCAATCAATAGAAATGGTGAGTggttcgttcacgaacaagttTGCACAGccaatcaacaaaaattgtgaataattttgatttgaataggtacctacctattatataGTTGCTCAAacgagaaaaatcgttcacgaacgaacgaatcactgagaaataaaattttgtatagATGACCATGacgaaattcaataatttttatccttcattaaaaatttgactcaattcgttcgcgaacgattcgttcggaATTTACGAATCGTTCAAGAACGACGGAATCACTACTAAATTAAATCCAGTGAAAGAGGAAGTGGCGaagtttgactttttcaaaaccactaatggaaattgaagatgattcgttcgcgaacgattcaatcagAGGTGAGAAAACCAATCGCGAGGGaacaaatcatcaaaaaatcaaaccaaatgAGAGATTAGGACCATAAAACTTGGCATTGCATATCGATCAACAGAAATtggaattgattcgttcgcggaCGATTCGTTCAGAATCGACAGATCGTTCAAGAACGACACAGATCGTTCAAGAACGACACAGATCGTTCAAGAACGACAAAGATACCTATGTACTTCTAAATAAAATCTAGTGAAAGAGTAGGTggaaaagtttgactttttcaaatgtatcaataatgaaaattgaagatgattcgttcgcgaacgattcaatcagAGGTGAAAAAATCGATCACGAATGAACAAATCATCAATACATCAAACCAAATGAAAGATCAGGACCATAAAACTTGACATTTCAAGtctatcaacaaaaattaaattggagctgattcgttcgcgaacgatttgttcaaaagCAATGAATCAATTGAGAACAACTAAACCAGTTGGAAACCAAATCGGATAAATATGCGACAAGACTGaacgaaacatttttcaatctttcaaaaaaaaaaattaattattaatctGCGAACGGTTTGcgcaatttagaaaaatcgttcgcgaacgaatgaatcactgaaaaaattgaaatatgtagttaCTTCCTCTGCCTACGTTTGATATTACGAAAACGAAATTTGTCAGTTATAATCCTATTGTCGAAAAcacaattcaattcgttcgcgaacgatttgttcagaatcGAGACAAATCGTTCAAgatgaacgaatgaatcactagtTGTTCAAATTCAGAGAAAGATAACCAGGAAATTTCATCGGAATTACAGatgattcattcgtgaatgattttccctgcgatgaaaaaaaagatccGCAAATGAATGAGTCACTGATTCATTATCATTACATTAGGTTAATGAAGAAACTCGACTTCATTTACGAATAGCGccaggaaattttaaaatgtgaggGGGAAAGGATAGACCGACTTAAAAAGACAACTTTACCAATCaccatctttcaaattttctcatcacCGTGAACTGAAATTACGTAAACTAGGTAATTGTAAAAGACTAATTTTAATTCTAAACTCACCCCCACCGTAAGAAATCGCTCGATGACTGGAACTAGTAGCAGTGGTCGCACTACTCGTATAAGTAGCAGTTGCAGCTGATCTAAGCTCCACAGTAACCATTCGATTCGACTGAGCCATTATCTTCAATTATTAACAATATTCAATCACCattcacaaaaaatacctaagtatttcAAAAGAGGAAAAACTCGCGCAAAACACACTCACCGGACACTGGTCAATCGAATCACAAAGCACGCGaaaacagtaggtacctacctagtgtaCCTACGTAACACTACAAGAACGgcgtaagtaagtataaaaagAAGTTGTCTAAACATTTATTGCAtataaattaccagaaattataaTGAGTTATCGTTTAACGAGGAAATGTGCACTCGACTGCTGTTATCGGTTATCAAAATACGTGAttattttcaacgtttcaaaCACTCCAAATTCGCATATAGATATAATACCGTAGAACTAAACTAACGATGAGTAATAATGATTACAATGGATCTGCCTCGCTTCGCATACTTTTCGGTAGATAAAAACTATCCATCTATTTAAACTgaacaaagtttgaaaaatttggaaaaatgaataaaagtggAACTCGCACAATCAGTGCTCTATTCATTCATATTTCTCTTGGCTTCTCGATTGGTACAGTGAGTATAGGTAAGAAGTACCTACTTGGAATAATGTCTTGAACTTGAACTCCTCGTGCACCgtacaagaagaaaaaaacactatCGTGCTCGAGTTAATCTAATTACCCAATAACTACATTACGTGACAAATGACACGAATTGACACTCGTCGCTAATAATTCCATTGGGAACGATTAAAAACAAGCTTGAAAGTCTCTCGAATGTTTATTTAGAATGTTAAATGCTCCGAGTGAGATGGAGTGTTTGTGACATTCGCCTTTTATGTAGGTGTACCTGGGTAATTCCACCAATTTTACAcgtttttcaagtaagtacatacagggtggccagaaatatcgagtacccctaaaaaagttttctaactaaatacttcggttggtcacagtgaatgataataatgataacacatgattggttgttggactggagagataacattccaccaatcatatgcatctatttcactctggccaccctgtataagtaggtaggtatccataagaaaaaaatgaatgcactttgagaattttttgggtGGAACCGTTGGAATATCTATACACTTCACGTACACTACGTATTTTGCTCAATTCATACCTCTTAGGAGAGGGTGACgagtcatttaaaattttctaaccgCGGTGGTGTAATTTTCCACTGCCGTGAACCACCACCATGGTGGAATTACACACGCTTTGGTCAGCAACAACAGCATATTTCAACCTTGGTGagccttgaaaattgaagaggtacctctacctactacctaggtaataaaacattttcaaaataaataataaaatacctccGAATCACctacgtacctattttaaaaattcatcggaGATAAGAGTGGAACAATGACGAAAACGACTTCTGAATATTTATGGACGTGAAGAGGGGGCATAAGAGGTGCGGCGATCCCCCTGAGTCTACGAGAAGAACCCTGCTCTGTCGcttgaaatgttaaaaaattaatgaaaatcaacaaaattcatttaaaaataagcgatttgaaaattgccAATCCACGCCCCCTCTCCTAGTAGAAGATCGAAAATGGTAATGGATTTCGACAGCAATATTTTTTAGCTCCAGAGCTAGCCTTTTCAACTGCTGAATAGAACCCTTAAAATGGTTTTGTATCTTTTACCTATAATATCTTTCAGAACTGAGCCACTTTTTTCTAAACAAGTTGGTTAGGGACTAGAGCGAAAaacccacgattttttcgaaaacgcgcCCTCTTCGAGGACCCATATTTTTCATCCTGTGGCACTACCTCCTCCCCCGGACATATTATACGGGGGTTGTTCACGAATTCGTGCACGAAACGCTCTATCTCGGAAACTATTATACTTACGGCGATGATTTTTGCTCGAGGAGGTTCTCCAATGTCTTACGTATCTTTTAGTGTATATTTCAATACTGTACCTTGCTGCACATGGTTTTTATAGCGTTCCGCGATGAGCTCTGAAAGTAGTTCGGCTCGGTTTTGGAACAATTCAAACAACGTAGCATCATGCAATGAGCACTCCACTGCAAGACTACTACGTACTATTACGTCGCGTATGTACTCAATTTATAGTAAAAAGCCTCAGGAACACAATGGTGTGCTTAGTTTTTCTGTAGGACACAGGGAAAACACTTTTAGAGGAATTTGAATGGGCGAAGGAAATTTTTCACTTCATGCTGGATGGACTGGTGCACTTCTCGCTCCAGTGGCAAGACTAATTCTTGTATCGAGCCGCGTGCATGCTTATTTTGTAGTCTGAAGTCTCAGAAACACGAtggtgtacttattttttttgtacagcATGTTGTAAAAATGTTGGACAGATGCAAAGTGACTGAGGcgttttttcagtgaaaattcaGCCTCATGAAGCTGCACCACGATCACTTTTAGTTCATTAAGAAAATTTTAACGCGTCAAACAAAAGAATTGAATACACCACTGTGTTCCTGGGACTTCAGGCTACAAAATGagcgctttttttcaaaaaagtgatccCAATTAGCAATTTAAGTACCATATTGTAAGAAAAACTTCTTCCAAATGGTTttcacaaagaaaaaaatatacgtcaCGTACTTACCAGGGAGGGGCGGGGGCACCTTTATCAGTTACGCTGAAAATGCCGCCACTGTTAGCTCTACTTAATTCGACAGGTGTTGGCATGTCAAGGATTTCAATCATCAAAGACACGATTATAAACGTAAACCACTTAGCCATTGCAGAATCTACGAGATGCTTTGTCCGTAACTGTATAATGACCTGATCtctataaaaataattcgaaaacactaaaaaacgtaaaaatcacGCTACAACAGAGCATTTGCTAGCAACTGTGAACTCCAATAAAGAGGACTAAATCACACGCGAAGAGAAATAACACAACGGATTATAGCAAGCTTTCCTGTTCAATGTGTTGGTATTTACTAAATcatatcgttaccttaatgccaaatccgagtatgtccaaaattttcgattttttgattttggtatcaCTGGAAAGCTGATGCTCAGCCGAATCTagtgaaataaataataacccttataattattatgaaaatgtaaaaaaattgaatttaaataaattttaaacatcgAGTATGTCCATTTAGAAGCTAAAAGCGAGTATGTCCATTGAGTATgtccattaaaaataaaaccatcaatgATTGAGCGTTCCAGCTTGTGATTTCAACTATTTGTGAGGTTTCACAGATCAGGGTAAATAAATTACTAATCCGCATTACAAAATATTCTAAACAGAACTCAATGAACTCATTGTGACTGcatgataacagtgataacacattTGACCAtcttccgcaactttgatcttcgagAGCTTTCAAACGGTTGAAGGTACAGCTTTCgataaacaaccattttaaagaggataaaattacgaacattttgatacaTTAAAATACGTATGTGTCCACTTAAAACGTTCAGTAATTTCAGTTTGAAGTTCAATACTTGCAGCTTGCAGCTCTTTTTCGCAActtcaaacttcgaaaacttttgaacggttgcatgtagagct contains:
- the LOC135843732 gene encoding uncharacterized protein LOC135843732 isoform X2, which translates into the protein MAQSNRMVTVELRSAATATYTSSATTATSSSHRAISYAQDNNDPSVKENLKGFMPLVGLIQVLGLLPLFMIIYWIFHYAGGLKFPTSRSVNWHIVLLCISFIYLNGNSLLTFRILRNQPKDTLKLIHAIGQSVSCILAMLGIWAAFPSKGGFFSYYTLHSWIGILTVIVYIAQTIAGLYSFLYPGIANKNRALLMPYHRFIGQILLVLAVVAVVSGINEKAMFKLEKTYKDQSFEAILLNLSGVLFTLFVIFVIYIVSNVDYKRYPRLQDNMPSRNKL
- the LOC135843732 gene encoding uncharacterized protein LOC135843732 isoform X1, translated to MAQSNRMVTVELRSAATATYTSSATTATSSSHRAISYGGAQDNNDPSVKENLKGFMPLVGLIQVLGLLPLFMIIYWIFHYAGGLKFPTSRSVNWHIVLLCISFIYLNGNSLLTFRILRNQPKDTLKLIHAIGQSVSCILAMLGIWAAFPSKGGFFSYYTLHSWIGILTVIVYIAQTIAGLYSFLYPGIANKNRALLMPYHRFIGQILLVLAVVAVVSGINEKAMFKLEKTYKDQSFEAILLNLSGVLFTLFVIFVIYIVSNVDYKRYPRLQDNMPSRNKL